In the genome of Loxodonta africana isolate mLoxAfr1 chromosome 16, mLoxAfr1.hap2, whole genome shotgun sequence, one region contains:
- the VDAC2 gene encoding LOW QUALITY PROTEIN: voltage-dependent anion-selective channel protein 2 (The sequence of the model RefSeq protein was modified relative to this genomic sequence to represent the inferred CDS: inserted 1 base in 1 codon; deleted 2 bases in 2 codons), whose translation MATYGQSCVRPMCVPPSYADLGKAARDIFNKGFGFGLVKLDVKTKSCSGVEFSTSGSSNTDTGKVTGTLETKYKWCEYGLTFTEKWNTDNTLGTEIAIEDQICQGLKLTFDTTFSPNTGKKSGKIKSSYKRECINLGCDVDFDFAGPAIHGSAVFGYEGWLAGYQMTFDSAKSKLTRNNFAVGYRTGDFQLHTNVNDGTEFGGSIYQKVCEDLDTSVNLAWTSGTNCTRFGIAAKYQLDPTASISAKVNNSSLIGVGYTQTLRPGVKLTLSALVDGKSINAGGHKLGLPWSWRLNQAXRNLWEWISEDLALIYFHCDQQAFFPPEGDQNKG comes from the exons ATGGCGACCTACGGGCAGAGCTGCGTGCGGC caatgtgcgTTCCTCCGTCATATGCTGACCTTGGCAAAGCTGCCAGAGATATTTTCAACAAAGGATTTG GTTTTGGGTTGGTGAAACTGGATGTGAAAACAAAGTCATGCAGTGGAGTG GAATTCTCAACATCTGGTTCATCCAATACAGACACTGGTAAAGTTACTGGGACCTTGGAGACCAAATATAAATGGTGTGAGTATGGTCTGACTTTCACAGAAAAGTGGAACACTGATAACACTCTGGGAACAGAAATCGCCATCGAAGACCAG ATTTGTCAAGGTTTGAAACTGACATTTGATACCACCTTCTCACCAAACACGGG aaagaaaaGTGGTAAAATCAAGTCTTCCTACAAGAGGGAGTGTATAAACCTTGGCTGTGATGTTGACTTTGATTTTGCTGGACCTGCAATCCATGGTTCAGCTGTCTTTGGTTATGAGGGCTGGCTTGCTGGGTACCAGATGACCTTTGACAGTGCCAAATCAAAGCTGACGAGGAATAACTTTGCAGTGGGCTACAGGACTGGGGACTTCCAGCTACACACTAATGT caaTGATGGGACGGAATTTGGAGGATCAATTTATCAGAAAGTGTGTGAAGATCTTGACACTTCAGTAAACCTTGCTTGGACATCAGGTACCAACTGCACTCGTTTTGGCATCGCTGCTAAATATCAGTTGGATCCCACTGCTTCCATCTCT GCAAAAGTCAACAACTCTAGTTTAATTGGAGTGGGCTACACTCAGACTCTGAGGCCTG GTGTGAAGCTTACACTGTCTGCTCTGGTAGATGGGAAGAGCATTAATGCTGGAGGCCACAAA TTGGGCTTGCCTTGGAGTTGGAGGCTTAATCAGG GAAGAAACCTCTGGGAATGGATATCAGAAGATTTGGCCTTAATATATTTCCATTGTGACCAGCAggcttttttcccccca gaaGGTGATCAGAACAAAGGATGA
- the COMTD1 gene encoding catechol O-methyltransferase domain-containing protein 1 isoform X2 — protein sequence MTQPVPRFSVPTALALGSAALGAAFATGLFLGRRHPPWRSRPEKRLLPPEDSPLWQYLLSRSMREHPALRNLRLLTLEQPQGDSMMTCEQAQLLANLARLIKAKKALDLGTFTGYSALALALALPPAGRVVTCEVDAGPPELGRPLWRQAEEEHKIDLRLKPALETLEELLAAGEASTFDIAVVDADKENCAAYYERCLQLLRPGGVLAILRVLWRGEVLRPQQRDTAAQCVRNLNERILRDARVHISLLPLGDGLTLAFKI from the exons ATGACCCAGCCTGTGCCCCGGTTCTCTGTGCCCACCGCGCTGGCCCTGGGCTCGGCCGCGCTGGGAGCTGCCTTCGCCACCGGCCTCTTCCTGG GGAGACGGCACCCCCCATGGCGGTCCCGGCCAGAGAAGCGCCTGCTGCCCCCAGAGGACAGCCCCCTTTGGCAGTACCTGTTGAGCCGCTCCATGCGGGAGCACCCGGCGCTGCGGAACCTGCGGCTG CTGACCCTGGAGCAACCGCAGGGGGATTCCATGATGACCTGTGAGCAGGCCCAGCTTCTGGCCAACCTGGCGCGGCTCATCAAGGCCAAGAAGGCGCTAGACCTAG GCACTTTCACAGGCTACTCGGCCCTGGCACTGGCCCTGGCGCTGCCCCCGGCGGGACGCGTGGTGACCTGCGAGGTGGACGCGGGTCCCCCGGAGCTGGGGCGGCCCCTGTGGAGGCAG GCTGAGGAGGAGCACAAGATCGACCTTCGGTTGAAGCCCGCTCTGGAGACTCTGG AGGAGCTCCTGGCTGCAGGCGAGGCCAGCACCTTCGACATAGCGGTGGTGGACGCGGACAAGGAAAACTGCGCTGCCTACTATGAGCGGTGCCTGCAGCTGCTGCGACCCGGAGGTGTTCTCGCCATCCTCAGA GTCCTGTGGCGCGGAGAGGTGTTGCGGCCTCAGCAGAGGGACACGGCGGCCCAGTGCGTGCGAAACCTGAATGAGCGCATCCTGCGGGACGCAAGGGTGCACATCAGCCTCCTGCCCCTGGGTGACGGCCTCACCTTGGCCTTCAAGATCTAG
- the COMTD1 gene encoding catechol O-methyltransferase domain-containing protein 1 isoform X1 produces the protein MTQPVPRFSVPTALALGSAALGAAFATGLFLGPDPALPSPSLRAGRRHPPWRSRPEKRLLPPEDSPLWQYLLSRSMREHPALRNLRLLTLEQPQGDSMMTCEQAQLLANLARLIKAKKALDLGTFTGYSALALALALPPAGRVVTCEVDAGPPELGRPLWRQAEEEHKIDLRLKPALETLEELLAAGEASTFDIAVVDADKENCAAYYERCLQLLRPGGVLAILRVLWRGEVLRPQQRDTAAQCVRNLNERILRDARVHISLLPLGDGLTLAFKI, from the exons ATGACCCAGCCTGTGCCCCGGTTCTCTGTGCCCACCGCGCTGGCCCTGGGCTCGGCCGCGCTGGGAGCTGCCTTCGCCACCGGCCTCTTCCTGG GCCCTGACCCAGCCCTGCCCTCCCCCTCCCTTCGGGCAGGGAGACGGCACCCCCCATGGCGGTCCCGGCCAGAGAAGCGCCTGCTGCCCCCAGAGGACAGCCCCCTTTGGCAGTACCTGTTGAGCCGCTCCATGCGGGAGCACCCGGCGCTGCGGAACCTGCGGCTG CTGACCCTGGAGCAACCGCAGGGGGATTCCATGATGACCTGTGAGCAGGCCCAGCTTCTGGCCAACCTGGCGCGGCTCATCAAGGCCAAGAAGGCGCTAGACCTAG GCACTTTCACAGGCTACTCGGCCCTGGCACTGGCCCTGGCGCTGCCCCCGGCGGGACGCGTGGTGACCTGCGAGGTGGACGCGGGTCCCCCGGAGCTGGGGCGGCCCCTGTGGAGGCAG GCTGAGGAGGAGCACAAGATCGACCTTCGGTTGAAGCCCGCTCTGGAGACTCTGG AGGAGCTCCTGGCTGCAGGCGAGGCCAGCACCTTCGACATAGCGGTGGTGGACGCGGACAAGGAAAACTGCGCTGCCTACTATGAGCGGTGCCTGCAGCTGCTGCGACCCGGAGGTGTTCTCGCCATCCTCAGA GTCCTGTGGCGCGGAGAGGTGTTGCGGCCTCAGCAGAGGGACACGGCGGCCCAGTGCGTGCGAAACCTGAATGAGCGCATCCTGCGGGACGCAAGGGTGCACATCAGCCTCCTGCCCCTGGGTGACGGCCTCACCTTGGCCTTCAAGATCTAG
- the COMTD1 gene encoding catechol O-methyltransferase domain-containing protein 1 isoform X3, with protein MTQPVPRFSVPTALALGSAALGAAFATGLFLGPDPALPSPSLRAGRRHPPWRSRPEKRLLPPEDSPLWQYLLSRSMREHPALRNLRLLTLEQPQGDSMMTCEQAQLLANLARLIKAKKALDLGTFTGYSALALALALPPAGRVVTCEVDAGPPELGRPLWRQAEEEHKIDLRLKPALETLGLLGSALRTQPYLPPSPSERGAPGCRRGQHLRHSGGGRGQGKLRCLL; from the exons ATGACCCAGCCTGTGCCCCGGTTCTCTGTGCCCACCGCGCTGGCCCTGGGCTCGGCCGCGCTGGGAGCTGCCTTCGCCACCGGCCTCTTCCTGG GCCCTGACCCAGCCCTGCCCTCCCCCTCCCTTCGGGCAGGGAGACGGCACCCCCCATGGCGGTCCCGGCCAGAGAAGCGCCTGCTGCCCCCAGAGGACAGCCCCCTTTGGCAGTACCTGTTGAGCCGCTCCATGCGGGAGCACCCGGCGCTGCGGAACCTGCGGCTG CTGACCCTGGAGCAACCGCAGGGGGATTCCATGATGACCTGTGAGCAGGCCCAGCTTCTGGCCAACCTGGCGCGGCTCATCAAGGCCAAGAAGGCGCTAGACCTAG GCACTTTCACAGGCTACTCGGCCCTGGCACTGGCCCTGGCGCTGCCCCCGGCGGGACGCGTGGTGACCTGCGAGGTGGACGCGGGTCCCCCGGAGCTGGGGCGGCCCCTGTGGAGGCAG GCTGAGGAGGAGCACAAGATCGACCTTCGGTTGAAGCCCGCTCTGGAGACTCTGG GACTGCTGGGGTCTGCGCTTCGAACTCAACCGTATCTGCCCCCGTCTCCCTCTGAAAGAGGAGCTCCTGGCTGCAGGCGAGGCCAGCACCTTCGACATAGCGGTGGTGGACGCGGACAAGGAAAACTGCGCTGCCTACTATGA